The following nucleotide sequence is from Bacteroidota bacterium.
AGGCCCTGCCCGGTCGGGAGCTTGGCCTTGACCTCGAAGCGGCCGTAGGTCCAGTCGCCCTTGCCGAGGGTGCGGAGCCGGGCCGAGGTGTAGGTGGTGTCACCGGAGAGCGTGTCTTGGCGGGCTGTGATCGTCAGGAGGCCGTCCGCGACCGTCGCGCTCTCGGCGTTGTACGACTGGAGCTCGTTGTTGCCCCAGCCGCACAGTTCGTTGCCGACACCCTGGTTGCAGCCGTCGCCGAGTTGGAACTCCCACTTGCTCGTATCCACTTCGGTCCCGTCGAACTCGTCGTTCCAGACGAGTGCCCACCCCTCGGGGGTGAACTCGGGGTCGGGAATGGCCTGCTCGACTGAGTTGTCGCACGCGGCTAGAGCGAGGACAGCGATACAGGTCAGGGCAAACGCGAAGCGAGGCATCATCATGACGTGGTAGACAAAATGGACAGGCAGGCGGCCAGGGGGCTGTGTCTCTGGTACCCTCAAGGCCGGGTCAGCACCTAAGGGGTAGGCTGCCCCACGAAGAGCGGGAAGTTGGCCGTCGCGACGTTGCCGCTGCCGTCGTAGGCGTAGAGGAACATCCGGTACGGACCCTCGACGCGCGGAGCCTGGATGGCGAGCGTCCCACCCTCCTCACGAACGACGCCGATGCGGACGGCGTCGGGGCGCGCTTCGGCGTCGCCGCCGGCACGGATGTCAGTGCTCTCGGGGAGCAGTTCCCACTCGTAGCGGACGGGCGCGCCCTCGGGGTCACTGACGTCGGCCTCGAAGGTGACGACGGAGAGCGGGTCCGCGTAGACGCTCGCGAAGGGTGTCTCTCCGTTCGCGGTGAAGCTGGCGATGCTCGGGGCACGGTTCGCGGGCCAGGTGCCGGTCCAGACGTGCTGCAGCACGTCCATCACCTCGGTCTCGTAGCCGCCCGGCGTGAAGATGCCGTACCACGTTGGCGTGGTCTCCTGCTTGGCCCCCCAGAGGAAGGCGTAGGAGCCGATGCCGTACGTTGTGTCGGCGGCGATGCCCTGCTCGTAGCGAAGCTGGTAGACGCGGGCTTTCTGGGTGCTCGTCTGTTCGATGGGAACGTTCCACGCGGTCTTGGGGACCTCCCAGTGGCCGTCCGGTCCCCACTCGGCGATGACGTAGGGGCCGTTCCAGCCAGCGCGGCGGAGCATGGTCCCCACGCTCGGCCCGTCGTAGCCGTAGTCGCGGAAGGCCCGCGTGCCGCCGACGAGTTCGCCGTAGGTGTTGATGCCGTAGACGTCAATGTCCGGGGCGCGCTCCATGATAAGCTGGACCTCCGCCACGTCGAGGCCGGCGGTGACGTGCATCACCGGGTGGTTCGGGTCCTCCTCCTTGATCATCGCGGCGATGTCGCCGAGGGCGTCCCAGACTTTGTAGTCGGTGTAGAACAGGTCGTTCTCGTTGCCGAGGCCCCACATCAGGATCGCCGGGTGGTCCTTGTAGGCGCGGACGACCTCGCGGAAGCGGGCGAGCTGCGCGGCGACGCCCTTGCTGTCGTTGTAGTCGAAGCCCTGGCGCTCCTGCCCGGCCCAGAGGCCAAAGACGACGCTCAGCCCGAGGGCATGCGCCTGGTCGAGCACGCCGATGGCCTCGCCCGCACCCCACGTCCGAATCGAGTTGGCCCCGTAGGCCACAGCGCGGTCGAGGTACTGGGTGCCGCCGACGCCTCGGATGTAGTACGGCTCACCGCCGCGGTAGAGCGTCCAGCTTCCGCCCTCGTCCTGGCGAAGCTCGACGGGGATTGCGCCCTGGTTGGCGAGCGGCACAGACCCGACGGCCTCGGCGACTTCAGAGCGCTCGCTGAGGGTGGAGCGCTCCTGCGCTTGGGCAGCGCAGCAGAACCCGAGGAGGGCGGCGCACAGGGCCGCGCGAGGTAGTCCTTTCATATCGGTAGACGCCATGTCATATCGGTAGACGCCATGCGCTGGCCGAGCACGTCGGCGCGCAGTCAGTTGATTTCCACGAGCCGGATGTTATCGAGGAGCACTTCGCCCGCCTCATCCATGTAGATGATGAGCTGCTTGACGTTGCTCCAGTCGGCGCGGCCCTGCGGTTCGGGGAGGTTGCCGACGGTCGCCGGGGCGGCCGCGAGTTGGGTGCCGCCGCCTCGCAGGTGGGTGAGCGGGATGGTCACCGTCTGCCACGCCATCGTGAACTGGCCCGAGGCGGTGTAGCTGCCGTCGAGCGTAGCCCCGGAGAACTGCCGCCCGTAGTCCTCGAACCCGAAGCGCAGCGGCAGCGTGCGCGCCGCGCCCTCCGGCACGCGGACGTCGAACTGGACCGCCGTCTGCTCGACCACGTCCGTCATGTCGATGGGGTACCACTGGTCCCAACTCACGCCCATCGAGCCCTGGTAGCACTCGTCGGGGCCGAGGTCCCAACGCAGGTGCAGCGCCGTCGATCCTTCGGACGCGCTGGCGGTGGTGGTCTCGACCGTCTGGCAGCGGTCGGAGACGAGGCCCCAGCCGTTGTCGTTGATGAAGGCGTCGCCGAAGAGCTGGATCGGGAGCGCCGTCGGGTCGGGGCGCGGGGCCTCGACCAGCCACGGCTCCTGCTCTTCCTCCTCGTAGAATGCGAGCCGCACATCGTCGATGTAGATGCTACCGGAGCCCTGAAGCTCAAACATGAGCTGCTTGACATTCGTCAGGTCGAGGTTCTCGACCTCCAGGTCGAAGCTGGCCAGCGGAACGACGATCTTCTGCCAGTCCTCGTCGATGACGGGGCGCTCGAAGTAGCGGTTGCCGGTGTAGGAGAAGCCCATCCCGCCGGCGTAGTCCTCGAACGTGAGCACAATCGGCAGGCCGTACATCGTCCCCTCCTTCGTCCGCACCTGCATCTCGATGGCCGCGTAGGGCAGCAGTTCCGAGAGGTCCTTGCCGGCCCATCCGTCCCAGCCGATTCCGAAGCCGGCCCACTCGCACCCTTCGACGTTGCGGTCCCACGAGAGCGCGACGGCACGCTGCCCGGCGTAGACCACGTCCGAGGTCACCTCGCCTTGCGTGCAGCGCACGTCATCCTGGAACCAGACGGTGTCGTCGGTCTGGTCGGAGAAAATGACTGGCTCGGCGGCGAGCGCGAGGGTGCGGGGCCGCTCGGGCACCGGTGCTTGCTCCACGCCCGAGTAGAGGGCGGCGGGCAGGAACTGCACACACCCGGACGCCAGCATCGCCCCTGCTAGAAAGAGGACGCTGAAGACGAGTCGAGAAGAGAGGCGCTGGCTCATAGGACTGATCGGTAGTGCTACAGCCGGAGGGGGCCGCCCGAAGTGAACGTGACGTAGTCCACGCCGAAATCGACGGGCTCGCGCGGATCGGGCTGCGTGTTGTTGTCGGAGATCAGCACGAGGCGCACCGCGACGATCTGCTGCGTCTGCGCTTCGGTCAGCCCGAACTCCGAGACGGACAGCGAGAACTGCGACCATCCCGGCTCCTCCAGCCGGATGTCACCCGAGCCGAAGATGGCGTCTGTGCCGTCCTCGAACGTGCCGTTGCCGTTGGCGTCCACTACAACGTCGAGAATGGCGATCGTGTTCGAGCTGCCGAAGTTGTAGAGGAACGCATTGAAGAAGAGGTTCTCCGGCACGTTCGTCGGGACGGTGAAGTAGCCGTCGTCGCTCGGCGAGGTGATCTCGGCGAGGCCGACGAAGAAGTTGTCGACCACGGTGTCGGTGCCGCGCAGGAGGTAGAATGTCTCGCCTTCGGCGGCGGGCACCTCCATGCTCGGCCCGGAGGCGGCGTCGAGCTCGAACTCGAAGTTTCGGAGCGTCGTGACGGCCTCCTCGTCGTCCTCGAAGCCGGTGACCACCTCGCCTGGGTAGAGGCGCGGGGTCAGCACGCTGATCGTCACGCGCGTGGTGTCGGACTCTTCGTCGGGGATGATGAGGGCCGCCTCGGCCGCCTCTTCGCGGAAGAGCGGGAGCTGCGTCGTGCCGCCGATCCAGCGGGCGTTCTCCTCGGTCAGTTCGCTGGAGAACCCTTCGATCCGCCTGACGGCACCGCTCTCCTGGCCGGTGATCTCAACGATCCAGTTGACGGGCTTGTTGAAGCGGGCGGCGAAGCTCACGCTCTCGCCTGCGGCGAAGTCTACCATGTCCTGGCTGGCGCTGAGCGGCTCCTGGAGGTCGAACTCGCCGAAGCGGACGATCAGGCTCGGGCCGGCAGACTCGGTGGCGTGGTCGCAGCCGAGGAGCGCTGCGCTCAGAAGGAGGGCGAGCGCGCAGCCGCGGGTCAGCCGGTTCGGGCGGTGGGTCGTGTCGGAATCGTGCGTCGGTCGCATGGGCTAGAACGTCATCGTGTAGAGAGCGAAGACCTGCCCGAGTGTGTACTCGTCGTCGGGGTTCGGGTC
It contains:
- a CDS encoding glycoside hydrolase family 2 TIM barrel-domain containing protein; amino-acid sequence: MASTDMKGLPRAALCAALLGFCCAAQAQERSTLSERSEVAEAVGSVPLANQGAIPVELRQDEGGSWTLYRGGEPYYIRGVGGTQYLDRAVAYGANSIRTWGAGEAIGVLDQAHALGLSVVFGLWAGQERQGFDYNDSKGVAAQLARFREVVRAYKDHPAILMWGLGNENDLFYTDYKVWDALGDIAAMIKEEDPNHPVMHVTAGLDVAEVQLIMERAPDIDVYGINTYGELVGGTRAFRDYGYDGPSVGTMLRRAGWNGPYVIAEWGPDGHWEVPKTAWNVPIEQTSTQKARVYQLRYEQGIAADTTYGIGSYAFLWGAKQETTPTWYGIFTPGGYETEVMDVLQHVWTGTWPANRAPSIASFTANGETPFASVYADPLSVVTFEADVSDPEGAPVRYEWELLPESTDIRAGGDAEARPDAVRIGVVREEGGTLAIQAPRVEGPYRMFLYAYDGSGNVATANFPLFVGQPTP
- a CDS encoding glycan-binding surface protein codes for the protein MSQRLSSRLVFSVLFLAGAMLASGCVQFLPAALYSGVEQAPVPERPRTLALAAEPVIFSDQTDDTVWFQDDVRCTQGEVTSDVVYAGQRAVALSWDRNVEGCEWAGFGIGWDGWAGKDLSELLPYAAIEMQVRTKEGTMYGLPIVLTFEDYAGGMGFSYTGNRYFERPVIDEDWQKIVVPLASFDLEVENLDLTNVKQLMFELQGSGSIYIDDVRLAFYEEEEQEPWLVEAPRPDPTALPIQLFGDAFINDNGWGLVSDRCQTVETTTASASEGSTALHLRWDLGPDECYQGSMGVSWDQWYPIDMTDVVEQTAVQFDVRVPEGAARTLPLRFGFEDYGRQFSGATLDGSYTASGQFTMAWQTVTIPLTHLRGGGTQLAAAPATVGNLPEPQGRADWSNVKQLIIYMDEAGEVLLDNIRLVEIN